In a genomic window of Proteus vulgaris:
- a CDS encoding IS6-like element IS26 family transposase, giving the protein MNPFKGRHFQRDIILWAVRWYCKYGISYRELQEMLAERGVNVDHSTIYRWVQRYAPEMEKRLRWYWRNPSDLCPWHMDETYVKVNGRWAYLYRAVDSRGRTVDFYLSSRRNSKAAYRFLGKILNNVKKWQIPRFINTDKAPAYGRALALLKREGRCPSDVEHRQIKYRNNVIECDHGKLKRIINATLGFKSMKTAYATIKGIEVMRALRKGQASAFYYGDPLGEMRLVSRVFEM; this is encoded by the coding sequence ATGAACCCATTCAAAGGCCGGCATTTTCAGCGTGACATCATTCTGTGGGCCGTACGCTGGTACTGCAAATACGGCATCAGTTACCGTGAGCTGCAGGAGATGCTGGCTGAACGCGGAGTGAATGTCGATCACTCCACGATTTACCGCTGGGTTCAGCGTTATGCGCCTGAAATGGAAAAACGGCTGCGCTGGTACTGGCGTAACCCTTCCGATCTTTGCCCGTGGCACATGGATGAAACCTACGTGAAGGTCAATGGCCGCTGGGCGTATCTGTACCGGGCCGTCGACAGCCGGGGCCGCACTGTCGATTTTTATCTCTCCTCCCGTCGTAACAGCAAAGCTGCATACCGGTTTCTGGGTAAAATCCTCAACAACGTGAAGAAGTGGCAGATCCCACGATTCATCAACACGGATAAAGCGCCCGCCTATGGTCGCGCGCTTGCTCTGCTCAAACGCGAAGGCCGGTGCCCGTCTGACGTTGAACACCGACAGATTAAGTACCGGAACAACGTGATTGAATGCGATCATGGCAAACTGAAACGGATAATCAACGCCACGCTGGGATTTAAATCCATGAAGACGGCTTACGCCACCATCAAAGGTATTGAGGTGATGCGTGCACTACGCAAAGGCCAGGCCTCAGCATTTTATTATGGTGATCCCCTGGGCGAAATGCGCCTGGTAAGCAGAGTTTTTGAAATGTAA
- the bleO gene encoding bleomycin binding protein, with protein sequence MPALPVGDIKKSIGFYCDKLGFTLVHHEDGFAVLMCNEVRIHLWEASDEGWRSRSNDSPVCTGAESFIAGTASCRIEVEGIDELYQHIKPLGILHPNTSLKDQWWDERDFAVIDPDNNLISFFQQIKS encoded by the coding sequence ATCCCGGCATTGCCAGTCGGGGATATTAAAAAGAGTATAGGTTTTTATTGCGATAAACTAGGTTTCACTTTGGTTCACCATGAAGATGGATTCGCAGTTCTAATGTGTAATGAGGTTCGGATTCATCTATGGGAGGCAAGTGATGAAGGCTGGCGCTCTCGTAGTAATGATTCACCGGTTTGTACAGGTGCGGAGTCGTTTATTGCTGGTACTGCTAGTTGCCGCATTGAAGTAGAGGGAATTGATGAATTATATCAACATATTAAGCCTTTGGGCATTTTGCACCCCAATACATCATTAAAAGATCAGTGGTGGGATGAACGAGACTTTGCAGTAATTGATCCCGACAACAATTTGATTAGCTTTTTTCAACAAATAAAAAGCTAA
- a CDS encoding pyridoxamine 5'-phosphate oxidase family protein translates to MSQVVDFLNEAKTYYFATVEGDQPRVRPFNAAMERNGKVYLGTTNQKKVYQQLLANSKVEVSGMAKGKWIRLTGEAVIDDTVEAREAMLEANPPLRDMYSADDGKFTVFYLKNMQAVLYSFTGDPEILDN, encoded by the coding sequence ATGAGTCAAGTTGTTGATTTTTTAAATGAAGCAAAAACTTATTATTTTGCAACCGTTGAAGGAGACCAGCCAAGGGTCAGACCGTTTAATGCAGCCATGGAGAGGAATGGCAAGGTCTATCTTGGTACAACCAATCAGAAAAAAGTTTATCAGCAGTTATTGGCAAATTCAAAGGTGGAAGTCTCAGGTATGGCAAAAGGAAAATGGATTCGGCTCACCGGCGAAGCCGTAATTGATGATACCGTGGAAGCAAGGGAAGCAATGCTTGAAGCAAATCCGCCTTTGAGAGATATGTATAGCGCTGATGATGGGAAATTCACCGTATTTTATTTGAAAAACATGCAGGCAGTTTTATATTCCTTTACAGGAGATCCGGAGATATTAGATAATTAA
- the dfrA12 gene encoding trimethoprim-resistant dihydrofolate reductase DfrA12 encodes MNSESVRIYLVAAMGANRVIGNGPNIPWKIPGEQKIFRRLTEGKVVVMGRKTFESIGKPLPNRHTLVISRQANYRATGCVVVSTLSHAIALASELGNELYVAGGAEIYTLALPHAHGVFLSEVHQTFEGDAFFPMLNETEFELVSTETIQAVIPYTHSVYARRNG; translated from the coding sequence TCAGTACGCATTTATCTCGTTGCTGCGATGGGAGCCAATCGGGTTATTGGCAATGGTCCTAATATCCCCTGGAAAATTCCGGGTGAGCAGAAGATTTTTCGCAGACTCACTGAGGGAAAAGTCGTTGTCATGGGGCGAAAGACCTTTGAGTCTATCGGCAAGCCTCTACCGAACCGTCACACATTGGTAATCTCACGCCAAGCTAACTACCGCGCCACTGGCTGCGTAGTTGTTTCAACGCTGTCGCACGCTATCGCTTTGGCATCCGAACTCGGCAATGAACTCTACGTCGCGGGCGGAGCTGAGATATACACTCTGGCACTACCTCACGCCCACGGCGTGTTTCTATCTGAGGTACATCAAACCTTCGAGGGTGACGCCTTCTTCCCAATGCTCAACGAAACAGAATTCGAGCTTGTCTCAACCGAAACCATTCAAGCTGTAATTCCGTACACCCACTCCGTTTATGCGCGTCGAAACGGCTAA
- a CDS encoding DUF1010 domain-containing protein → MFIQTAFSFSGVIQCLFCLFSGLRLHGLRRFSVFLASSPCVASASSYRFCSAVPPRWRSVFSRLAPVAKFKLSVLASGSNISVKPTRILRSAYLAR, encoded by the coding sequence ATGTTTATTCAAACGGCATTTAGCTTTTCAGGCGTTATTCAGTGCCTGTTTTGCCTTTTTTCCGGGCTTCGCCTGCATGGGCTGCGCAGGTTTTCAGTCTTTTTGGCCTCTAGCCCTTGCGTAGCAAGCGCAAGCAGCTATCGTTTTTGCAGTGCTGTGCCGCCTCGGTGGCGCAGCGTTTTTTCACGGTTAGCGCCCGTCGCCAAATTCAAGTTATCCGTTTTGGCTTCTGGTTCTAACATTTCGGTCAAGCCGACCCGCATTCTGCGGTCGGCTTACCTCGCCCGTTAG
- a CDS encoding IS91 family transposase, with protein sequence MYIPRPTKLLFQYDDGWNRFIDNNPVDEWQLLCVEKMLACSTCAMGVRRYCCSSPECTHSRFFCQTCKSKACSACGLKGTEQWIAQQRHILPDCEWQHITLTMPHLLWPFFNNNWALLNQLFRCATRAMLKYARRLGLDIGIFCALHTYGRQLNQHPHIHLSVTRGGLTKYDTWKPIFFKKKDVEKVWRSAVIRLLRDNYVQLQPNKLPGFGHIRDYPTWCRYLNAQFQRYWKLHFAKKTRGAWHNVKYLGRYLKRPPISASQLKHYSGGTVLHHYYDHHSQQHRRQILSQEEMIRRYVSHIPARHFKMIRYYGFLANRKRGHLLPKVYDALDMIHPNVPEKPGFAALTKGFLNTDPYQCILCGNRLRFMSAEKGLHAVTLLSERRDKMAKKRWLQTAA encoded by the coding sequence ATGTATATTCCCAGACCCACTAAACTGCTATTTCAATATGACGACGGATGGAACCGCTTCATTGATAACAACCCTGTCGATGAATGGCAACTCCTCTGTGTTGAAAAGATGCTCGCCTGTAGCACCTGCGCGATGGGCGTTCGACGTTATTGCTGTTCTTCTCCTGAATGCACGCATTCGCGCTTCTTTTGTCAAACCTGTAAATCCAAAGCTTGCAGTGCGTGTGGGCTCAAAGGCACCGAACAGTGGATCGCCCAACAACGGCATATTTTGCCAGATTGCGAATGGCAACATATCACTCTCACGATGCCGCACTTGCTTTGGCCTTTTTTCAATAACAACTGGGCCTTGCTCAACCAACTCTTTCGCTGTGCCACCCGTGCTATGCTCAAATACGCTAGACGCCTTGGACTCGACATTGGCATTTTTTGTGCACTGCACACCTATGGTCGCCAACTCAATCAACATCCCCACATTCATTTATCCGTCACCCGAGGCGGTCTCACCAAATACGACACCTGGAAGCCGATTTTCTTTAAAAAGAAAGACGTCGAAAAAGTCTGGCGCAGTGCCGTTATTCGGCTCCTTCGAGACAACTATGTTCAGTTACAACCGAATAAATTGCCTGGTTTCGGGCATATTCGCGATTACCCAACGTGGTGTCGTTACCTCAATGCCCAGTTTCAACGTTATTGGAAACTCCATTTTGCTAAGAAAACCCGAGGCGCGTGGCACAACGTCAAATATCTAGGGCGTTACTTAAAACGTCCGCCTATCTCGGCCTCTCAATTGAAACACTACAGCGGCGGCACCGTGCTCCATCATTATTATGATCACCACAGCCAGCAACATCGGCGACAAATTTTATCCCAAGAAGAAATGATAAGACGTTATGTCAGTCATATCCCAGCTCGCCATTTTAAAATGATCCGCTATTACGGTTTTTTAGCCAATCGCAAACGTGGGCACTTATTACCTAAAGTGTATGACGCGTTGGACATGATTCATCCTAACGTGCCTGAAAAACCGGGGTTTGCAGCCCTGACCAAAGGATTTTTAAACACGGATCCGTACCAATGTATTTTATGCGGAAACCGACTGCGGTTTATGAGTGCCGAAAAAGGCCTACACGCGGTCACTTTACTGTCAGAAAGGCGGGATAAAATGGCTAAAAAGCGATGGTTACAAACCGCAGCCTAG